One window from the genome of Salisaeta longa DSM 21114 encodes:
- the ruvC gene encoding crossover junction endodeoxyribonuclease RuvC, whose product MRILGVDPGSRCTGYGIIDTADETAVAFGTIRLDADDSHPERLKQIYDALCALISDHAPEALSVEMPVYGRNAQSMLKLGRAQAVAMLAGLNAGLSVDQYTPAEVKKAVTGNGNASKKQVAFMVRNILSLRAETSVPHDASDALAIALCRQYRAGHGHDQTSYTGWASFVDNNPDRVVE is encoded by the coding sequence ATGCGCATTTTAGGCGTCGACCCCGGCTCGCGGTGCACCGGCTACGGCATCATCGATACCGCCGACGAAACCGCCGTTGCGTTTGGCACCATCCGCCTGGATGCCGACGACAGCCACCCCGAGCGCCTCAAGCAGATCTACGACGCCCTGTGCGCGCTCATCTCCGATCATGCGCCCGAGGCGCTGTCCGTTGAGATGCCCGTCTACGGCCGCAACGCGCAGTCGATGCTCAAGCTGGGCCGGGCGCAGGCCGTGGCCATGCTGGCCGGACTCAACGCGGGCCTGTCGGTCGATCAGTACACACCGGCGGAAGTGAAAAAGGCCGTGACGGGCAACGGCAACGCCTCGAAGAAGCAGGTAGCCTTCATGGTTCGCAACATCCTGTCGCTACGTGCCGAGACATCGGTGCCGCACGACGCTTCCGATGCCCTCGCGATTGCGCTCTGCCGACAGTACCGCGCGGGCCACGGGCACGATCAGACGTCGTACACCGGCTGGGCGAGTTTTGTGGACAACAATCCGGACCGGGTGGTGGAGTAG
- a CDS encoding rhomboid family intramembrane serine protease: protein MPGLSDAPITLLLILANVLVSGYAFVGDASLLDELSFRPRRVRDEGEYYRFISAGFVHASFGHLLFNLITLYFFGPWLERFLGPAGYLVLYFGSMLAAHGLTYVKHRDNWEYAAVGASGAVSGVLFAFCLYRPLAMLGVFFVIPMPAILFAVLYVVGSIYAMNQGEGMAGGIAHEAHLGGALGGLLLTIALDPTAIVTFLRAIRGLF from the coding sequence ATGCCTGGACTCTCTGACGCCCCCATCACGCTCCTGCTCATCCTGGCAAACGTGCTCGTGAGCGGATACGCCTTCGTGGGCGATGCCTCGTTGCTCGACGAGCTGTCGTTTCGTCCGCGCCGCGTGCGCGACGAGGGCGAGTACTACCGCTTTATCAGCGCGGGCTTCGTGCACGCGAGCTTCGGCCACCTGCTGTTTAATCTGATCACGCTCTACTTCTTCGGGCCGTGGCTGGAGCGCTTTCTGGGCCCCGCCGGGTACCTCGTGCTGTACTTTGGATCGATGCTCGCGGCCCACGGGCTCACCTACGTCAAGCACCGCGACAACTGGGAATACGCGGCGGTGGGCGCATCGGGGGCTGTAAGCGGCGTCCTGTTTGCCTTTTGCCTGTACCGCCCGCTGGCCATGCTGGGCGTATTTTTCGTGATTCCAATGCCCGCTATTCTGTTCGCGGTACTCTACGTGGTGGGGTCCATCTATGCCATGAACCAGGGCGAGGGCATGGCCGGCGGCATTGCCCACGAAGCCCATCTGGGCGGCGCGCTGGGCGGCCTGCTCCTCACCATTGCGCTCGACCCCACCGCCATCGTCACCTTCCTGCGGGCCATCCGCGGTCTCTTTTAA
- a CDS encoding S8 family peptidase, whose translation MSAKMTSEAPANTPGATELPGNERSEPIPGQYIVVLKDNAVTQKSEAGVRALAQEMLGKSGAVKNTYATALTGFAAKGINETIASRLADDPRVKYVEQDRTVYAVATQSNATWGLDRIDARSGLDGDYTYNASGQGVNVYVLDTGINTSHNDFGGRAVPAFDAIGDGQQAQDCNGHGTHVAGTIGGGTYGVAKNATLYAVRVLDCSGGGTLSGVVDGIDWVTQNYQAPAVANMSLGGGASQSIDDAVANSVAAGVTYAVAAGNENTDACTKSPARVSSAITVGSSTSSDSRSSFSNYGSCVDLFAPGSNITSAWYTSDTATNTISGTSMASPHVAGVAALYLENNPSASPSAVTNAIESSATQGVVSDAQGSPNLMLYSLFDGSTGGGGGNDGGSGGGGTAPCTNCSAFSGSLSGSGDSDYQPDGTYYAGDGTETGYLVGPSSADYDLYLYKWSGYGWQQVASSTSASSEEQIDYNGSSGYYYWEVYSYSGSGSYTFYLE comes from the coding sequence GTGAGCGCCAAAATGACTTCGGAGGCGCCCGCCAATACGCCAGGCGCCACCGAGCTTCCGGGGAATGAGCGCTCCGAGCCTATTCCCGGCCAGTACATCGTCGTTCTCAAAGACAACGCCGTTACGCAGAAAAGCGAAGCCGGCGTGCGCGCCCTGGCCCAAGAGATGCTTGGCAAGTCGGGCGCCGTGAAGAACACCTACGCCACCGCCCTGACCGGCTTTGCCGCGAAAGGCATTAACGAAACCATCGCGAGCCGCCTGGCGGACGATCCGCGGGTGAAGTATGTGGAGCAGGATCGCACGGTATACGCCGTGGCTACCCAATCGAATGCCACCTGGGGCCTCGACCGCATCGACGCGCGCAGCGGCCTCGACGGCGACTACACCTATAACGCCAGCGGACAAGGCGTGAACGTGTACGTGCTAGACACAGGCATTAACACGTCGCACAACGACTTTGGCGGCCGCGCGGTGCCCGCGTTTGACGCCATCGGCGACGGCCAACAGGCCCAAGACTGCAACGGCCACGGCACCCACGTGGCCGGCACCATTGGCGGCGGCACCTACGGCGTTGCCAAAAATGCCACGCTTTACGCGGTGCGCGTGCTCGACTGCAGCGGCGGCGGTACGCTCAGCGGCGTTGTAGACGGCATCGACTGGGTCACGCAAAACTACCAAGCCCCGGCCGTGGCCAACATGAGCCTCGGCGGCGGCGCCAGCCAGTCGATTGACGACGCCGTAGCAAACTCTGTTGCTGCGGGCGTTACGTACGCCGTGGCCGCAGGCAACGAAAACACCGACGCCTGCACGAAGTCGCCGGCGCGCGTCAGCAGCGCCATCACGGTGGGCTCGAGCACCTCCAGCGACAGCCGCTCGTCGTTCTCGAACTACGGTTCGTGCGTCGATCTCTTCGCCCCGGGCTCGAACATCACCTCGGCGTGGTACACCAGCGACACCGCAACCAACACGATTAGCGGAACGTCGATGGCCTCCCCGCACGTAGCGGGCGTTGCCGCGCTGTACCTGGAGAACAACCCGAGTGCTAGCCCCTCGGCCGTGACCAATGCGATTGAGAGCAGCGCCACACAAGGCGTTGTCTCTGATGCGCAAGGCTCACCCAACCTCATGCTGTACAGCCTCTTTGATGGCAGCACCGGCGGTGGCGGTGGCAATGACGGCGGATCGGGCGGCGGCGGAACCGCGCCGTGCACGAACTGCTCGGCCTTCAGCGGATCGCTCTCAGGCAGCGGCGACTCCGACTATCAGCCGGACGGCACGTACTACGCGGGCGACGGCACGGAGACGGGCTACCTCGTGGGCCCCTCCAGCGCAGACTACGACCTCTACCTGTACAAGTGGTCGGGCTACGGCTGGCAGCAAGTTGCCAGTTCAACGTCTGCCTCGTCCGAGGAGCAAATTGACTACAACGGCTCGTCGGGCTATTACTACTGGGAGGTCTACTCCTACAGCGGCAGCGGCTCGTACACGTTCTATCTCGAATAG
- a CDS encoding NADH-quinone oxidoreductase subunit B: MAGSNPSGGQGFLTTRLDAVLNWARSNSLMPMPMGLACCAIEMMAFAGPKTDAARFGSEAMRFSPRQADLMIVAGWCSYKMSHAIRRVWDQMPDPKWCIAMGACASTGGMHRCYGVVQGIDNFLPVDVYIPGCPPRPEAVAHALMDIQEKIRNEYSVTQDYTHGPKDHRAPILPENAQGFPGQLEKPKAANFTLERPGHDA, from the coding sequence ATGGCTGGATCGAACCCCTCCGGCGGACAAGGTTTTCTTACCACGCGGCTCGACGCCGTCCTCAACTGGGCGCGCTCCAACTCGCTGATGCCCATGCCCATGGGGCTGGCGTGCTGCGCCATTGAGATGATGGCGTTTGCTGGGCCCAAAACCGACGCGGCCCGCTTTGGGAGCGAAGCCATGCGCTTCTCGCCCCGCCAGGCCGACCTCATGATCGTGGCGGGCTGGTGCTCGTACAAGATGAGCCACGCCATCCGCCGCGTGTGGGACCAGATGCCCGACCCCAAGTGGTGCATTGCGATGGGCGCATGTGCCTCCACCGGCGGCATGCACCGTTGCTACGGCGTCGTGCAGGGCATCGACAACTTCCTGCCGGTAGACGTCTACATCCCCGGATGCCCGCCCCGCCCCGAGGCCGTTGCGCATGCCTTGATGGACATTCAGGAGAAGATTCGGAACGAGTACTCGGTGACGCAGGACTACACCCACGGGCCCAAGGATCACCGCGCGCCCATCCTCCCGGAAAACGCGCAGGGCTTTCCCGGCCAACTGGAGAAGCCCAAGGCCGCCAACTTCACGCTTGAGCGTCCGGGCCACGACGCGTAA
- a CDS encoding sulfotransferase — MVRSFLQSLVQPVVRRISPVWWANVPGLRGHLARAYPPAQPPLLLMGFPRSGTTWVADVIGRAPELLYLQEPVTQSRPAGRYAVEDKGRGEAPAYYARWADRAFAGVPAFSTNIVRRPRQWRIGARAHRRVFVKEVHPLALRWYAGRYQPQVIYLVRHPAAVAYSFRRLGWTRQPRDAYVHPSRQAQYPPPPRDTFWARMGYVQGVALRAAMEVVHDRPEATVLRYEAVCATPEAQFRAVYDAAGLSWTPAARAGLAERITTEQPGGTPFGTARDLSAHNTERWRDEVPQAAQEALRTAFLAVDPPLYTAEAW; from the coding sequence ATGGTTCGCTCCTTCCTTCAATCGCTTGTGCAGCCGGTGGTGCGCCGCATCTCGCCGGTGTGGTGGGCCAACGTGCCGGGGCTGCGTGGCCACTTGGCCCGGGCGTATCCGCCCGCACAGCCGCCGCTTCTGCTGATGGGCTTTCCGCGGAGCGGCACCACCTGGGTGGCCGATGTGATCGGGCGCGCGCCGGAGCTCCTCTACCTGCAAGAACCCGTCACGCAGTCGCGTCCGGCGGGGCGCTATGCCGTCGAAGACAAGGGCCGTGGCGAGGCCCCGGCGTACTACGCCCGCTGGGCCGACCGGGCGTTTGCGGGCGTGCCGGCATTTTCCACAAACATCGTGCGGCGCCCGCGGCAGTGGCGGATCGGCGCGCGTGCCCACCGGCGGGTATTTGTGAAGGAGGTGCATCCGCTGGCCCTGCGGTGGTACGCGGGTCGCTATCAGCCGCAGGTCATCTATCTGGTGCGGCACCCCGCGGCCGTCGCGTACAGCTTCCGCCGTCTGGGGTGGACGCGCCAGCCGCGCGATGCGTACGTGCATCCGTCGCGGCAGGCGCAGTATCCGCCCCCGCCGCGCGACACCTTTTGGGCGCGGATGGGCTACGTGCAAGGGGTTGCGCTGCGGGCCGCGATGGAGGTTGTGCACGACCGGCCGGAGGCCACGGTGCTGCGGTACGAGGCGGTGTGCGCCACGCCGGAGGCGCAGTTTCGGGCGGTGTATGACGCTGCAGGGCTTTCGTGGACGCCTGCAGCGCGCGCGGGCCTCGCGGAGCGCATCACCACCGAGCAGCCGGGCGGCACCCCCTTTGGCACCGCCCGCGATCTTTCCGCACACAACACCGAGCGCTGGCGCGACGAAGTGCCGCAGGCCGCGCAAGAGGCCCTCCGGACGGCGTTCCTGGCCGTCGACCCGCCGTTGTACACCGCTGAGGCCTGGTAG
- a CDS encoding NADH-quinone oxidoreductase subunit C — protein MPADDKRATPPPSADAGPENLKFYYTPTDEARPDQDEGNPHAQGTTHVPEVIDALRDTFGDAVVLRAETYANEDTVFIAKDEIANVCRYLKAEQGFLYFVDCGGIDRFTEDERFEMFYNLVNIDDVKRLRLKVRIDEDDLHVPSVTPVYRAANWNEREAYDMFGLIFDGHPDLRRMYMPEDFEYYPLRKEFPQLGIPGSLPLPPQTPEGPLTMDPFAAAHGSKPVKSYEEPTSDFTDEDVD, from the coding sequence ATGCCAGCCGACGACAAGCGCGCCACGCCGCCGCCTAGCGCCGACGCGGGGCCCGAAAACCTCAAGTTCTACTACACGCCCACCGACGAGGCGCGCCCCGATCAGGACGAGGGCAACCCGCATGCGCAGGGCACCACCCACGTGCCCGAGGTGATTGACGCGCTGCGCGACACGTTTGGCGACGCCGTGGTCTTGCGCGCGGAAACCTATGCCAACGAAGACACCGTCTTCATTGCGAAGGACGAGATTGCCAACGTATGCCGCTACCTGAAGGCCGAGCAAGGCTTCTTGTATTTTGTGGATTGCGGCGGCATTGACCGCTTCACCGAGGACGAGCGCTTCGAGATGTTCTACAACCTCGTCAACATCGACGATGTGAAGCGCCTGCGCCTGAAGGTGCGCATTGACGAAGACGACCTGCACGTGCCCAGCGTGACGCCGGTGTACCGCGCGGCCAACTGGAACGAGCGCGAGGCCTACGACATGTTCGGGCTCATCTTTGACGGCCACCCCGACCTGCGGCGCATGTACATGCCCGAGGATTTTGAGTACTACCCGCTGCGCAAGGAATTTCCGCAGCTTGGCATTCCCGGCTCGCTGCCGCTGCCCCCGCAAACGCCCGAGGGCCCGCTCACCATGGACCCCTTTGCCGCGGCCCACGGCTCGAAGCCCGTCAAGAGCTACGAAGAGCCGACGTCCGATTTCACCGACGAAGACGTCGACTAG
- a CDS encoding SDR family oxidoreductase: MNIQDKVAVVTGASSGIGRVISTQLVEGGATVFGLARSGDTLSAVRDELGDAFHPVTCDVRDAASVAEAFAVVEDSAGRCDVLVNNAGYGEFGGIEDLTPEAFDQQQATNVNGVFLCTQQAVPMMRAQNEAEGFGGHIVNIASIAGLLGNPNISAYNASKFAVRGFSDAMMKELRDDGIKVTCVYPGSVETNFSDVAGSSIAPNPMQPEDVAGTVLHVIEGPDNYLISEVVMRPLRPRG; encoded by the coding sequence ATGAACATACAAGACAAAGTAGCCGTGGTAACCGGTGCCAGCAGCGGCATCGGCCGCGTTATTTCCACCCAGCTGGTTGAGGGCGGGGCAACCGTCTTTGGACTGGCGCGCTCGGGCGACACGTTGTCTGCGGTGCGCGACGAGCTGGGCGACGCGTTTCATCCGGTGACGTGCGACGTGCGCGACGCCGCATCGGTCGCCGAGGCCTTTGCCGTGGTGGAAGACAGTGCGGGCCGCTGCGATGTGCTCGTAAATAACGCCGGCTATGGCGAGTTTGGTGGTATTGAAGACCTCACCCCTGAGGCCTTCGACCAGCAGCAAGCCACCAACGTGAACGGCGTCTTTTTGTGCACGCAGCAGGCCGTCCCGATGATGCGCGCGCAGAACGAGGCCGAGGGCTTTGGCGGGCACATCGTAAACATCGCCTCTATCGCCGGCTTGCTTGGCAACCCCAACATCAGCGCGTACAACGCCAGTAAGTTTGCCGTCCGCGGCTTTAGCGACGCGATGATGAAAGAGCTGCGCGACGATGGCATCAAGGTGACGTGCGTGTACCCTGGCTCGGTGGAAACGAACTTCTCCGATGTGGCCGGCAGCAGCATTGCGCCCAACCCGATGCAACCCGAAGATGTAGCGGGCACGGTGCTGCACGTCATCGAAGGGCCCGACAACTATCTCATCTCGGAAGTGGTGATGCGCCCGCTGCGCCCCCGCGGTTGA
- the purQ gene encoding phosphoribosylformylglycinamidine synthase subunit PurQ codes for MSTRFGVIVFPGSNCDHDAYHAARHVFGQSARFIWHEDSSVGDVDAVIVPGGFSYGDYLRSGAVARFAPIMEDVQRFAADGGLVLGICNGFQILCESGLLPGTLMRNASLRFLCKPVTMRVERADTPFTNTLAEGDVVTFPAAHGEGRYYADAEVLDALAAHNQVVLRYATPDGAVTEAANPNGSVHNIAGIVNRAGNVFGLMPHPERCVEDLLARPDGAHIFRSMINHCTAVAA; via the coding sequence ATGTCCACCCGCTTCGGTGTGATCGTCTTTCCCGGCTCGAACTGCGATCACGATGCGTACCATGCCGCAAGGCACGTTTTTGGCCAATCGGCCCGGTTCATCTGGCACGAAGATTCGTCGGTGGGCGACGTGGATGCCGTCATCGTTCCGGGCGGCTTTTCGTATGGCGACTACCTCCGCTCGGGGGCCGTGGCCCGCTTCGCCCCCATCATGGAAGACGTGCAGCGCTTTGCTGCCGACGGCGGGCTGGTGCTGGGCATCTGCAACGGCTTTCAGATTTTGTGTGAGAGCGGCTTGCTGCCGGGCACGCTCATGCGCAATGCGTCGCTCCGCTTCTTGTGCAAGCCCGTGACGATGCGCGTGGAGCGCGCCGATACGCCGTTTACCAATACCCTTGCGGAAGGCGACGTGGTGACGTTTCCCGCGGCCCACGGCGAGGGCCGCTACTATGCCGACGCCGAGGTCTTGGACGCCCTTGCAGCGCACAACCAAGTGGTGCTGCGCTACGCCACGCCCGACGGCGCGGTGACGGAGGCCGCCAACCCGAACGGGTCCGTGCACAACATTGCCGGCATTGTAAACCGCGCAGGCAACGTGTTTGGGCTGATGCCACACCCCGAGCGGTGCGTGGAAGACCTGCTGGCCCGCCCCGACGGCGCCCACATCTTTCGGTCGATGATTAACCATTGCACGGCCGTTGCCGCATAA
- a CDS encoding NADH-quinone oxidoreductase subunit NuoE family protein, producing MSHFDIQRPIVELPDQQPEPQIPDDELFFTDEEKEQIAAYKDQYPTADAAIMRVLWMGQEKFGFLPPEVIQLCADALDMPFAKAYGVATFYTQYYKEKQGTYVLDVCTCFACQQTGGYDLLHYLEEKLDIHAGQTTDDGTFTLQEVECLGCCGSAPMMQITNGPYVHNLTEEKVDRLIEDLQEGIVPSFTSMTLPQDEDEMGGNRRTDVEHTDTYQTQPLPEHVE from the coding sequence ATGTCGCATTTTGATATTCAGCGGCCCATTGTGGAGCTGCCCGACCAGCAGCCCGAGCCGCAGATTCCGGACGACGAGCTGTTCTTTACCGACGAGGAAAAGGAGCAGATCGCGGCCTACAAAGACCAGTACCCCACCGCCGACGCTGCGATTATGCGCGTGCTGTGGATGGGCCAGGAAAAGTTTGGCTTTCTGCCGCCCGAGGTCATTCAGCTGTGCGCCGATGCGCTCGACATGCCGTTTGCCAAAGCCTACGGCGTGGCCACCTTCTACACGCAGTACTACAAAGAAAAGCAAGGCACCTACGTGCTCGACGTGTGCACGTGCTTTGCGTGCCAGCAAACCGGCGGCTACGACCTCTTGCACTACCTGGAGGAAAAGCTGGACATCCACGCCGGCCAAACGACCGACGACGGCACCTTCACGTTGCAAGAGGTGGAGTGCCTGGGATGCTGCGGCTCGGCCCCGATGATGCAAATCACCAACGGGCCGTACGTGCACAACCTGACCGAGGAAAAGGTGGATCGCCTGATTGAGGACCTGCAAGAGGGCATCGTGCCGTCGTTTACATCGATGACGCTGCCCCAGGACGAAGACGAGATGGGCGGCAACCGCCGTACCGACGTGGAGCACACCGACACGTACCAAACGCAGCCGCTCCCCGAACACGTAGAGTAG
- the nuoD gene encoding NADH dehydrogenase (quinone) subunit D, which produces MANLPDFPGLDFGDKFRFWPKHNEKIYERLESKHAWIEEKRAAAGDGAMGDGAPAADEDPLENEMILNMGPQHPATHGVLRCVVKLDGETIEKAVLDIGYLHRGIEKLAEHKTYQEFMPYTDRMDYLSPYSNNVAWCLAVEKLANIEVPERAQWIRMIMCELARISSHCLWLGVGLMDAGAVSGFLWTFQQREDIYSIFDEVAGARFTVSHSRIGGVASDISGEAIRRIKAFNESFIDELDKWEKFLNRNRIWIERNKGVGRVTKEEAMELGLTGPNLRGSGVAYDIRRFEPYLKYDEVDFTIPIREEGDCLARYFLRLEEMRESVRIIKQCLDRMPEGPIRTDDAKQAYPSKEEVYYSMEGMIHDFMYTDVGTVAPKGAHSYHAIESPKGELGFYLTSDGTGNPYRMRINAPSFTNLQGMEYIMEGSLVADTVVIIGSMDPVMGEADK; this is translated from the coding sequence ATGGCAAACCTCCCCGACTTTCCGGGCCTCGACTTTGGCGACAAGTTTCGCTTCTGGCCCAAGCATAACGAAAAGATCTACGAGCGGCTCGAATCGAAGCATGCCTGGATTGAAGAAAAGCGCGCCGCGGCGGGCGACGGCGCGATGGGCGATGGTGCCCCGGCCGCCGATGAGGACCCGCTCGAAAATGAGATGATCCTCAACATGGGCCCGCAGCATCCGGCCACCCACGGCGTACTGCGCTGCGTGGTAAAGCTGGACGGCGAGACCATCGAAAAGGCCGTGCTCGACATCGGCTACCTGCACCGCGGCATCGAAAAGCTCGCGGAGCACAAGACGTACCAGGAGTTCATGCCGTACACCGACCGCATGGACTACCTCTCGCCTTATTCCAATAACGTGGCGTGGTGCCTGGCCGTTGAGAAGCTTGCCAACATTGAAGTACCCGAGCGGGCGCAGTGGATTCGCATGATCATGTGCGAGCTGGCGCGCATCTCTTCGCACTGCCTGTGGCTGGGGGTGGGCCTGATGGACGCGGGCGCCGTGTCGGGCTTCTTGTGGACGTTTCAGCAGCGCGAGGACATCTATTCAATCTTCGATGAGGTCGCCGGCGCCCGCTTCACCGTGAGCCACAGCCGCATCGGGGGCGTGGCCTCCGACATTAGCGGCGAGGCCATTCGGCGCATCAAGGCGTTCAACGAGAGCTTCATCGACGAGCTCGACAAATGGGAGAAATTCCTCAACCGCAACCGCATCTGGATCGAGCGCAACAAGGGGGTGGGACGCGTCACCAAAGAAGAAGCCATGGAGCTCGGCCTCACCGGGCCCAACCTGCGCGGTTCGGGCGTGGCGTACGACATCCGCCGCTTTGAGCCGTACCTGAAATACGACGAGGTCGACTTCACCATTCCCATTCGGGAAGAAGGCGACTGCCTGGCGCGCTACTTCCTGCGCCTCGAAGAAATGCGCGAGTCGGTGCGCATCATCAAGCAATGCCTCGACCGCATGCCCGAAGGCCCCATTCGCACCGATGACGCCAAGCAGGCCTATCCCTCGAAAGAGGAAGTGTATTACTCGATGGAAGGCATGATTCACGACTTCATGTACACCGACGTGGGCACCGTCGCCCCGAAGGGCGCGCACAGCTACCACGCCATCGAAAGTCCGAAAGGCGAACTCGGCTTCTACCTGACGTCCGACGGTACCGGCAACCCGTACCGCATGCGCATCAACGCGCCATCGTTTACCAACCTGCAGGGCATGGAGTACATCATGGAAGGCTCACTCGTGGCCGACACCGTCGTCATCATCGGCTCAATGGATCCCGTGATGGGCGAAGCCGACAAGTAG
- a CDS encoding NADH-quinone oxidoreductase subunit A yields MFSDFIPLYIQMLIALGLSMTLLKAAELIGPRRLNRVKRTPYESGMDPIGSARERYSVKFYLVAMIFIVFDVEVVFMYPWAVSFHDFIDAGAAVGVMTVVILFTVILAIGLLYDIKKGGLEFE; encoded by the coding sequence ATGTTTTCCGACTTTATCCCGCTGTACATCCAGATGCTCATCGCGCTGGGCCTCTCGATGACGCTTCTGAAGGCGGCCGAGCTGATCGGTCCGCGGCGCCTCAATCGTGTAAAGCGCACGCCGTACGAAAGCGGCATGGATCCCATTGGGTCGGCCCGCGAGCGCTACTCCGTCAAGTTCTATCTGGTCGCCATGATCTTCATCGTCTTCGACGTGGAGGTCGTGTTTATGTACCCGTGGGCCGTCAGCTTCCACGACTTCATCGACGCCGGCGCGGCCGTTGGCGTCATGACCGTCGTGATTCTCTTTACCGTCATTCTGGCCATCGGGCTGCTCTACGACATCAAGAAGGGCGGCCTTGAGTTTGAGTGA
- a CDS encoding BamA/TamA family outer membrane protein, with translation MTGRLMRWWAVTGVLVAVMGLLSAGCAQGQAPDSAATDDAWLVLPYAAYAPETKLSGGLVVGWYAPPQGGYASNVQGLVTVTQRRQVIVQVQPDVYLRGGRWRVLGEVQGSYFPDTFYGVGGDTPTSFATDYTSTEALLDVAVQRRITAGWHAGPRLLSRYERITALEELPPGQAALAGRERSWVLGLGGVFTRDRRDNRYFPRRGSFAEASLLGVTRLLAGGRVFAQSRIDLRAYRPWGPGIAAAQLYGEATMGQPPFSLLPQLGGPDVLRGYREGRFRDRVYWAAQAAYRLPLFWRFKAVAFGSVGEVAGGLTPDLVGDLAFAAGGGGRLRLTDGGVHGRIDLAYGSGGWQLYLSMLEAF, from the coding sequence GTGACTGGTCGTTTGATGCGTTGGTGGGCCGTAACGGGCGTTCTGGTGGCCGTGATGGGTCTGTTGAGCGCGGGCTGCGCGCAGGGCCAAGCGCCCGACTCGGCGGCCACAGACGACGCCTGGCTCGTGCTGCCGTACGCCGCGTATGCCCCCGAGACCAAGCTGTCGGGCGGATTGGTGGTGGGCTGGTATGCGCCGCCGCAGGGCGGCTATGCCTCCAACGTGCAGGGCCTGGTGACGGTGACGCAGCGCCGGCAGGTTATCGTGCAGGTGCAGCCCGATGTGTACCTGCGCGGCGGGCGGTGGCGGGTGCTCGGGGAGGTGCAAGGCAGCTACTTCCCGGATACGTTCTACGGCGTTGGCGGCGATACCCCGACGTCGTTTGCAACCGATTACACCAGCACCGAGGCGCTGCTCGATGTGGCGGTGCAGCGGCGCATTACCGCCGGGTGGCATGCCGGGCCGCGGCTGCTGAGCCGCTACGAGCGGATCACGGCGCTGGAGGAGCTGCCGCCGGGCCAGGCCGCACTCGCGGGCCGCGAGCGGTCGTGGGTGCTGGGGCTGGGCGGGGTGTTCACGCGCGACCGGCGCGACAACCGCTATTTCCCGCGGCGCGGCTCCTTTGCCGAGGCATCGCTGCTGGGCGTTACGCGGCTCCTCGCCGGCGGGCGCGTCTTCGCGCAGTCGCGCATCGACCTCCGGGCGTATCGCCCGTGGGGGCCGGGCATTGCAGCGGCACAGCTGTACGGCGAAGCGACGATGGGGCAACCGCCCTTCAGCCTGCTCCCGCAACTTGGCGGTCCCGATGTGCTGCGCGGCTACCGCGAAGGCCGCTTTCGCGACCGGGTGTACTGGGCCGCACAAGCCGCCTATCGCCTGCCGCTCTTTTGGCGGTTTAAGGCGGTTGCGTTTGGCAGTGTGGGGGAAGTGGCCGGCGGGCTCACGCCAGATCTGGTGGGCGACCTCGCGTTTGCAGCGGGCGGCGGCGGACGCCTGCGGCTCACCGACGGGGGCGTGCACGGACGCATCGACCTGGCCTATGGAAGCGGCGGCTGGCAGCTGTACCTCTCCATGCTCGAAGCCTTTTAG
- a CDS encoding fasciclin domain-containing protein, translated as MPMLRRVVLGSLVAVLLIGCGQTDAPAPTPQQPLATTDTVSLRGLLATDARFSTLATALDSARLSSLLRADTTLTVFAPTNAAFEALPPGTLAALLAPARRPRLRTLLRYHLAPGPYSPQALRSRDSLATLDSLHVPLRTAGDTLQVGAARVLGPPVSARNGTVYVIDRVLAPPAP; from the coding sequence ATGCCTATGCTTCGCCGGGTTGTTCTTGGCTCTCTTGTCGCCGTTCTGCTCATCGGCTGTGGACAAACGGACGCGCCCGCGCCTACCCCGCAACAGCCGCTAGCGACCACCGATACGGTATCGCTGCGCGGGCTGCTCGCCACCGATGCCCGCTTTTCTACGTTGGCCACGGCCCTCGATTCGGCCCGTCTCAGCAGTCTCCTGCGCGCCGACACGACGCTCACGGTGTTTGCGCCCACCAACGCGGCGTTCGAGGCGCTTCCGCCCGGCACCCTCGCGGCGCTGTTGGCCCCCGCCCGGCGGCCGCGCTTGCGCACGCTCCTGCGCTACCACCTCGCGCCCGGTCCCTATTCCCCCCAGGCGCTGCGATCCCGCGACAGCCTTGCCACGCTCGACAGCCTCCACGTGCCCCTGCGCACCGCGGGCGACACGCTGCAGGTTGGCGCGGCCCGCGTGCTGGGGCCGCCCGTGTCGGCGCGCAACGGAACGGTGTACGTCATCGACCGGGTACTGGCGCCGCCCGCGCCGTAG